DNA from Helicoverpa zea isolate HzStark_Cry1AcR chromosome 22, ilHelZeax1.1, whole genome shotgun sequence:
TGGTGGAATGGCGCGACCCAGTAGAGGAGGATATCGAGAGGAACCTGGAGTCAGTCAGCCGTATCACGGGCACCGCCAACAACGGCAGTTTGCCGGCTTTGCAGATTTATGAGGTAAGGCCAAAAACCAGGATCATAGAAGGTATTTTTCTCACACTGTAAAAACCTCGTTTCTTGGAACCAGTCCTGAATTCGCCTAGAAGCatactaagcaattgcttagacTCTTAGGAGCATCATGTTACCTTAATCCGGCACTGCCTGGGGAAATTACTTTTAGTACCTGGAAATAccgaattacttatttatttaacttacagTTAATGTACACATTTGATGAGGCAAGAAGAAAAATCGAACAATCAAGTTCAAAGGCACTGCgtatatataaaatacttatgtatatgcAAATTATCTACACTTCGCATTAATTTTTTCAGGCATTCACAGTGGACCATCATAGTCTTCCAGAAGAAAGGATGAAATATTTAAAGCAACTTCGCAACGAAATCAACCAACAGAGAGAAGCCttcgataaaataaatgttgaggTAACGAAAAACATCTCAATCTACCAGGTATGCCACGCTCCCGGATAAGAgcatatagccttcctcaataaatgggctatccatgtacaactgaaataatttttcaaatgacTCTCTTAGTTGCTGAGTTTGGAGCGTTCGAACAAAGAAACTGAACAAGAAGAAAAGATAAgagaccaaaaaataaaaaatccattTTGGGGCATCATCATGAGTTGTTTTACATTGAAGTGCCtatatatttgtttatgttaCTACGCACGTTTTAAGTACAACACTGACTGACTTTAATTTATCTCCATTTCAGAACGACCCCACGATTCTGACGGGGTTGCTGTTTGAATGGCTGGAGGGTCTGAAGCAGCCGGTGCTGGACCGAGAGGATCTCTCCCTCATTGTGGGCAGAGCGTACAATGTGGAGTCTTGCGTGCTGGCATTGACTATGGTGATTTAaatcagtgttttatttttacgattttaaaaacaacaattttaagAACTAGTCACCGAACACTTTACGGCCCAAGTTCACCGCCAAAGTTTCTTAAAAATTCACACTAAACAGCTGTTTTAAGGAAAGTGACGTTCGGTGAATTCCGGCCTAAGATACTTTAAAGGCAACCGTAACtggaaaaaaaataggtacctatagcttGCTTCTTGATCTCAATgtcctgaaaaatataattatttaccaaGTTAATAGGTATCGTCGGCTTCTACTGAGTTAAACCCATACCTCTTTTTCTTCTGGATTTCGATGTACACCAGGAAACAATCCCATAGCCAAGTCAGGACCTATTTACATAATTGTTAGGAATGTGCGCCAAGACCCTTTATTAAAAACTCTGCAATCAATTTTCAGGAAGACATCATGCTCTTAGAATACCTCCTCCGCTTCGTGACACGTCTCCGCCCTCTCGCTGCCAACAAGAAAGTGGACATCCTGAAGCGACTCCTCGCCTCCCTCACGCATCAGACTGTTAGCATCAACGGACGTTGTCTTCCTACCCGCAAGGTAACTGTTTTATAGATCTAGTCAAATATCTTTGCGGTTCTGAACTTTGCTACTGCTATAGTGTCTCCAAGAGAGTCAAAATGTTCAAGAGAAATATAATACCCATAAAAAATCTATGAGCAAAAACACTAGAGCTCTCATCATATACCTTTGCAACCCAAGAGTCATCcgtttattttgtagtgctaAACGGTCCTCTTCGAAGAGAATTTGCACTCCTAAGGTGAAAGAGTCCAAAATAAAAACTGGTTAAATATTGAACCTATTTTTCTGCAAGTCAATTAGGTATAGATTTCACCCATAAAAGCTATATCTCaaagtattttattcaaaaggtCCACTTCTCACAGATTTTATATAAGCAAACTCTTTGCAGCCTATTAACTGTCTTACCCCTTTGCAGGACTTCCAAAGACTAAGAGAAGGCACCAGCAGCCAGGTGATAAACTTCATGCTGCGTATGATAGTGGAACTGCAGAAAGATATGATGAAGCCTGGGAAAGATGATGCCGATGTCGTGGTACCGCAGCGAAGGTTCAGAATAAAGGCTTGGAAATAAATATTGAGTGGTTTCAtttcttctttaaaatatttacataagctAAGTAGAATCTACGTGTAAGCCAAGTAGAAACTACTTCTCGCACCCGGATAAGTGATTTTGGGTCTAAAGATTATAACCAAATctgatttaaatcggttcagtagttttggggTGAAAGCGCGTACATAGACAAAGGAATAAGTAAGTAAGGGTAATAAGGGGTCTTCCTACCTATTaaatctacattttatttgcaTAGAATAACATCAACTGAAACGACAAACATTTAGACATGCTCATCTTTTCTATTTTAGTTGAAATTTGcgttatagtaaaaaaatattttaccaatagAGTCCTATTGGCATCTAATACATTCAAGTCTttccaaaaattctaaaaagattcaaatacataatttactaaGTAGAAAGGCTAAAATCTAAATGTTACATAATGTACAATGATGATAATCAAGGTATACacgtaaaataaatagatgaaaGAAACCTATTTAGTAATCACATAGCAAATCGACTATTTACTATTTTAGTAACCGAAGCACATCactaaaaattttgacatttcgCCATCAGTGGCCGAAGCCTGTGTCGTGTCATCGAATCGTAATTATACACGTCGAACGAAGTACAATATTATCTATACCTGTGTAGTGCAACGTtggcatttttattatttacaataaaaatataactgttTCCATCATGTCGTCAACTGAAGAAACTTCTCAGCTCAAAGCTGGCCATCCCCCGGCAGGTATAAACTTAACTTTCGTTTACCTTTGTTTATGTATAATCAAGCGTAAACgttgattattttttcttaaatacaGTTATCAATGCCATATGGCAGTATAATAAGCATCTACTTCATTAATTAACCTAATCGTTACTGTTAATAATCCTAATTGGAAAATAATTTCGTGTCGAAGTAAACaagttgatttatttataaactgcaAAGCAATCAAGCTTGCCTTGAATTTGataatgacgtcattattatGTGTGCTCTATGTTACGAATGGTTGCGTGTTGTTAAACAAAGACTTGTTAGCTTCAAGGTCGTCAAGCGGTCAGCTTTATGCCCATTCTTTAACATATTAttctatagaaaaaaaaccgGTAGACGAAAGCACTGAAACAGGAATAACTTGTAAACTCTTTTATAGTTTACACTCTGATCATTTTCCTTATTGCTAAATGCTTTAAAATGCAAAActttatcttatacttataccTCAATCAAAGACCGTAACTGAATCAATTTTCACATAGTGCGTGGTCTATACAATTCACATATAGTATTATTTACCCCTTACAGTGAAAGCTGGTGGCATGAGAATCACCCAGCACAAGACTCCTCACTCAAAGGACAGCAAAGAGCCAGCAAATGAGGACTTAACTGGTCTCTCAGGACCTTCACCAGTTCCTTCAAACCCGGTATCAATCTCGGGGGCACCTAACAGAGGTAACGCAGACTTTACTCCGGAAGCTGCTCAGGTGGCCCACAGTCCGAAACCACCAGCGCATATCAACTTCAAGCCTCAAACAAATATTCAACAACCCCGGAAGTAGACTACATTCGACATATCAGAAGGCATTGAGGTTGTTAGGTAGATCCACAGAAAATGTTCAGAATTAGTTATATTGAAAACttattgatattaaaaaaaaaacaatcttcaGTTACATAAAATTATGTCAAGATAATTTCAAGTTTAATATTGCCATGGTgatattattagaaaaaaaaataagaggcCAGTTACTGACTGTTCTAGTCAAACTGCAACTTTAAATTCTTctgaaaagatataaaaaactGCTAGTATCATCAAAATATTCGTTTAAAATAGTagtattataaaattgaaaGATTTTCTGTTCATTTATCTATACACCTTGATAACTCACAATTATCATACTACTTGTTTACATTAGGTATTTTGGACACAAACATGGAAAACATATCTATAACTGTTTGTTTTGATAAGGTTATCTTATATAGATAAAGTAGGCAACCTATTGAAtggaaacaaaaattaataatacctaCCATGACAATAATGTTGCACCTATCAATAGGTTGTccgtatttacaaaattaaagttttaatctattcatcatcatttttaCCATCCCAATGCTGGGAAAcgcagagaaggattgagtggtaatctattttattcagtgtgtttatttttatcattaatgTTATATGGAATATTCCATCCTAAACATTTCCATTCTCTGATTACAATAGAACACTTGTGCTAACAGAACATTCCATAATCCTATAAAATCTACAATCTATTGTTTGTGCTCAAATTCttaatgtaaacaaaactaaaacataCATGGTCCTAACTAAGCAACATTGTGTTAACTTACACAAACACGCAAGTATTGCCAGCATTTAAAACAATTCATTTATGTTAATTTCTGAATGTTGCCAAGTTATGACCATGTAAACAGCCTAGTGATTAGATTGGTATATTaagaatattttgtattataaataagtactttatttattaatgtcttATTATATCTGTTTGTGTCTTGTTATAACAACCTAATCAGTTTAAGGCTTATAAATACCAACTTTACAAAACAGGCATTTCAACAGTAAAATAGACATTTATAAAACTTCCTCCTATTCTAGTTAAATTAGTTATTCTTATTTTAGATAggtgaaaatatataaacttaaataacATCTGTTATTCATAGAAATGCctgatataatttaaaaaggaaaaaaaaatctttaaagctACAATAAGTGGATCAAATTACTGAAAAGTTGGAGCAAGCGCTCGAAATGTGTGCGTCACATTAGTGCATTAATTgtgcaaaaataatttctataaGCGCAAAtaatatctatgtatttataGCTCTATATCAACTTCATATAGTTGATGAGTAAAACACAATATATCTTCAAACATTGAATGTTTTAATGTGTCATTGTACTTAGATATAAAATGGTTATTGCTTACACTGTTTGTTCCAATAAAAAGTTCTTGAGTGaagcatcatcatcagcttttttatCAACTAActgttgggcacaggcctcttctcacacagaaAAAGCAAAAGCGTTAATAACCACACTCTTGTTCAATGTGAGTTGGTGATTAAAAAGAGAATGGAAACCTACAAAGTGTTTTTGAGTTTTCTAGCGACAAAGTGTGAGCAAAGACCATTTTTCtagatttattttgaaagtgtATGAAGcgatataatacatattatggtACATATAAATGTGTAGATAGTTCAGTACATAGATATCCAGTGTTGTTGTCAATGAtacaaaatgtgtttttaaGTCCACTGCAAGTAGTTTTGCAcaaattgtctttttttaatttttatgctatTCTGACTGCCTTTAAAAAGTGGTcatcaatgtatttttttttcttatttagtgtttaaaaaaattcaaGAATTTATAAGTCCCGACATATTACAGGGAATTTATTAACGTCCGTATTgggtttgaaaaaaatatatttaagttattGAATTGGCATTGTAAGTaatgtttaaattttattaaaaggaGCTAGTTTCCGAGcaataatttcaatt
Protein-coding regions in this window:
- the LOC124641441 gene encoding protein tyrosine phosphatase domain-containing protein 1-like, which encodes MIGLGRTGVLIACYLVYSLRIRANDAIRLVRKKRPKSVQTSGQILCVQQFEHYMLPQTIVFSSKETLNLTKDRKTSEFTLKQYLYRQRATLHGLEERAFRELPKIVYCLCERLLKLCGCQQSVGLDFRVKNKPFYKSFMVYKLRKSKPPDPTTPEEATTEHEQIPTLPMVEWRDPVEEDIERNLESVSRITGTANNGSLPALQIYEAFTVDHHSLPEERMKYLKQLRNEINQQREAFDKINVENDPTILTGLLFEWLEGLKQPVLDREDLSLIVGRAYNVESCVLALTMEDIMLLEYLLRFVTRLRPLAANKKVDILKRLLASLTHQTVSINGRCLPTRKDFQRLREGTSSQVINFMLRMIVELQKDMMKPGKDDADVVVPQRRFRIKAWK
- the LOC124641500 gene encoding death-associated protein 1; this translates as MSSTEETSQLKAGHPPAVKAGGMRITQHKTPHSKDSKEPANEDLTGLSGPSPVPSNPVSISGAPNRGNADFTPEAAQVAHSPKPPAHINFKPQTNIQQPRK